The stretch of DNA CTACAGCCCgcagctcccccccctccccaggccagcTCAGTCCAGCGCAGCGTGCATGAGGACGCCCTGGCCCCCCGCAGACTTGGACTTCTTCATCTTCTGGAAGGCTTTCTGCAGGTCCTGCTGCTGGATGGGCCGTATGTGGTCCTCATCCagactggagggtgggggggggggagagagacaccaagGGTGGGCAACACAGTTAGGAACCATAACATATGAACAGCACTTTGCATATAAATGGCAAGATGCTAAACCATTTGAACCACCGATCAAAACAGAGCTGAGGTTCTAGCTCTTCGTGGTCCTCCAGTGTTACAGTCGGCAACCTCAAaccaggagaggcaggaggaataggaggagcATGCGGCGGTACCTGTCGTTGACGTGGCTGTTGTGGATGAAGTCTCGCACGCAGAGCAGCGCCGCGTCGCGACACATCTCCCTGAGGTCACTGCCCGAGAAGCCGTCCGTGTCCTTGGCGATGTCGCCCAAGTCGACCTCCGTGTCCACCTGGTAACCACGAGAGGAGTGGGTTATGAGGGGGGGAGGTCAAACTCAACACCCGGGAGCAAGCGCACGGGGCAGGGGGTGACGAGGGGGGCGGTCTGGGTCACTCACGCTCTCGTTCTCCAGGATGAGCTTCAGcacttcttctctctgtctgacgtTCTGCAACCAGGGAAACCACAAACGTGAGATCAGTCCAGTTTGAAGGGATTTCCTCAAACAAATACACCTGGCAGTGAATTCAAAATGGCCTATTGATAAAACATGCCCATGGAGAGCAGGCTTAGGCCTAGGCCAGGCTAAACACACGTGCGGCCCggggcctgcgtgtgtgtggtgtgggcatGTTTACCACTCACAGGCTGGTTGATGTGGAAGCGGGTGGGCATCCTCCTGAGAATGGCAGAGTCCAGGTCCTGAGGACGGTTGGTGGCCCCCATAAtgatcacctgacacacacacgcacacacagtttacACATGGTCCTTCACCCTCAGAATAGAAGCTGTATTCAGTCATCGCCTTTCCTTATCCATCTTCCTGTCAGACAATACCAGACCCCAAGGCAATTACAATAcaggtttccccccccccactgaaaCAGTCTGATTTACACACAGAACCTACACAAACAGGTTCACCCACATAGACCTCCATAAGTTTAGGCCCAGATTCAGGCCTGAGCCCTGGGCGAGACAGCTACATAGACCCACCTGGCAGTTGTAGTCTGTGTCCAGCCCATCCCACAGGCTCATGAACTGGGCCTTCATCATGGCTGTGGCCTCGTGGTCTGAACTGGACCGGCTTCTCAGGAACGAGTCTGGAATAACAACAACAAGAGTCAAAGTTGTCAACAAAGATCATCAGAAAAAGCAGCACACCTTCCTATGTAGGCGTCAACGCCCAAGCCTTCAGTCGAGCCATCCACAGGGGCATGTTCACCAGTGCCTCTCAtgggacagacagggaggggagggtctgTGCTGACGACAGCCTACACACCTATCTCGTCTATGAAGATGATAGAGGGCTGCAGCTTCATGGCCAGGGAGAAGACTGCGGCCGCCAGCTTCTGAGATTCGCCATACCACTTGTCCGTCAAGGTGGACGGCTGCAGGTTGATGAAGCGGAAGCCCGCCTCTTTGGCCGTTGCCTTGGCGATCAGCGTCTTGCCACAGCCTGGCGGGCCGTACAGCAGCAcgcctggtggcagagaggagcGGTTAGAAGCTCCATGCTCCAACTAGCTCCAATATAACCCTGAAGCCGAACAGGATCTATGACTAACAATTGCTTATCCAGCATATTTTTTCAGTGTGAATCACAGCTGTTGTGCTCTTAAGCAGGACACATTACACGTatactatgtgtgtgcgtgtatacatgtgtgtgtttgtgttttaccTTTAGGGGGTTGAAGCAGCCTGGATCCCTCAAACAGGTGTCTTTTCTGGATGGGCAGTATGACCGTGTCTTTAAGTTCATTGATTACCTCATCCAGACCAGCAATGTCGCTCCAGGTAATCTGAGAACAGGAAAGGGACCAGTTTGGGTTACACCTGTGCAATGTGAATCACCCAACAGGTGTTGAAGAAAGATGTTGACAATGTGTTTCCCTTCCAGAGCTACTGGGCACAGTAGCCagatcccctctctcacctgcatgGTTAGAGGATCCACCAGGTGAGCAGCGATGCTCATCTCGTACTCTGACAGCTTGACATTCTGCACGCCAATCTGCTTCATGAGCTTCTCAGCCTGCCAGAAATAACACAGTGCTCTGTGAAGAGGGATAACATTGGACTGTCCAGTCCCATTCATCTAACTGACTCTGGTTGTAAGCCCCACCACATTCACACAACTCACCTGCTTCTGTGCCTCAACCTTCTGCTTCCTGGTGGGATCAATGGCGTCGACCATCCACTTAATGGTGAAGTAGGTGACTGCTCCAAATATCGTCAGCCGGAATAAAAGTCCTATTACTTCATTCCGACCCAACGGCCGGGCGATGTTCTCGGTGGGAATCTCTTTGAGCACCATCTTCTCAGAGAcctgaaagaaggaaagaatgcTAGACGGCATTCACCCCACACTGTTGATGCTAGCCATCTATGCCGGTGGTGATGATGTTTGAGATTGCGATAGAGATGTTTAGGTTGGCGATAACATGACTCAACGGGCATGTGTGAGTGAAATGCGATTAACAACATAAGGTTATAGGTAACAGGGTTTGGTCGTTGTATAAaaggacgtatagttttgtttTCTTCGAGTAATATTACGAAAGCGAAAGTCTGATACTGTTAGCTAGCTTTGACCTTCCTGATAGCACCATGCCGCGTGACTCATTTAGACAGCAGGCCAGCTGTTCTTAAGTGACAAATACCTTTTAAATCGAATCACTTGTTAAATTATGAGTACACACATATAACTAAGACGCCGACATACACATTTTGTGGGGAAAACGATTACAGATTCACGGTAGCAAGAAATCGAGCTGTCACTCACCTCGGCAACTTAGGTGCTTCCTTGTTTTACTCTCTCGCCTCCCCATCCATGGCATTTGTTGTTGCCCCCTATCGGTTTGGAGTGGACTCTTAAAATTTGGATCTGAAAGAACCTTTGATGGTAGAAACCTCAATGATCAGTAGACCAATTATCACGCTACGTCACACAACTTCAAGCAGGcacaactgcgcatgtcggtgGCAAAAGACGAACTTCTCACGGGTATACTTGAGTGTCGATCAGGTAATTATATATCTCTGGACACTGGATTGCAGGGCTTGACATAAattttttgaggcacttgtcatTTGGACAAGTACGTttctgtccatgcacaaaagtcacatgTCCCccagacctttaaatagccggGACGAGtgaaacgggcaaaactagcctggctaacggaggccgctttctcaggcaaatgatgaacaaaacaggcttggttaaagaaatccgaggtgctggctatcttcagcggGCTCGTATCTataaaaggcagtcctccctgacgtttttggtgtagaattgagtgaaatacctacaacattgtgcacactgccattgagcgacccgagtctgcctgaggctaacgtcaaaactgtaacggggacgcagtctcactcagattgccagtttacacaaatcactaaaataatcggaccagatggctaaaagcagaatttcCATATTTCTTGAAACCTGCCCTGCTCGACTTTTTAgatgtagaattgactgtaaaactgtaaaattatcaactttgtgacatgatgtgaagacatggctgccgcccgATGCGGTCtgccgggcgacattctcactcaaatgtcAAGACTTtatgacccaaatcaaaattctgatgtgacaaatcaatggggaatcgctttctctcataatggctgtcctcctcgacctttttggtctttttaaatgtaactatttgtataatctgTAATTCTCTAGCCGTTATTAACGCTATATTTTATAGTTTTCTGCCACCATGctgcgcgcgcatcccgaatgtttacaaacaaataattggtctattagTTAGCACTCTTTAATAAAGCATCTACTTATCGAAGGTCACTCACTAACATTAATTATACAGCGCATTGCAgaattaatcaaataaaaaaatgcCATCCCAACTACATCTGCGTTACAAATCAACCCGGTAGATGGAGCCATAACACAACGCGTCGGACCTGTCCCCATCTCACCTGTTCAGCAGTCTGCGTAGACAAGAGAATGGTCAGAAATCATTGGACAATGCACACATTGACTGTATTGGCCAGAGAGACGAATACCAGTTTTATCAGCTACTTATCTTGACTTCTTGTCGTTCTTTAGTCAGATCGAATTTAAACTGGTTGATTATCAGCAAAATCACAAAGTAATTAGAGCATAGAGTAGTTAGAAATGTAGTTATGTCCAAATGTTACTGGCTattttgtgtgtaaatgtgtaggCTATTCCTTGTCATTTACGTTGACTGACAGGTATGCTACATTCTCCAGGCAGGATTGTTCATGTATTTGTAGCCATGTGTAGCCTAATGTAGCTCAGGGACACAATACCTAGATGTTAGACATAGGCTACCGTACTTAAAAGGCTGGTTACATAATGAAAAGTCAGATATGTCACCATGAATCCAGAATGAAAAATTGGAAACTTCCCCAATTACGAAACACGTGACTTCAGTACAGCTCTTTGTACAATGTTCTTCCGCAGTTCAAAGAAAGAAATATGGAATTTAAAATGAATAAGACTAATACAGAATGTCATAGTGATTATGATTTCAATTGCCGATTTATGATGCATTATTCAACTGATTGTATGAACTGAATATGTATCAGGAACTAGTCTACATTGCGGCATGATATCTTGTAGCCTTTTTCAATTGGAACGGAAGCCATGGAAGTGGCAGTTTGCTTTGCGAGTGTAGCTCTAGGTCGGGTTGCCAGATTGAATCATTTCCCGATTATTTTCAGGACATTGTGCCAATAAGATCATGTTGAGATGGCTTATATTAATGACAGAGTAAAATGAGACTACATGCTCATATGTATGTAAAAATGATCAAACAATCCAAATCATCAAACAAAAATTGGTCTGAATTCTTTAGTATGCTATGCGTGTTTTGTGTCTGACACTAAAACGGCTGGAACGTATTCATCAAACCTGGCAACACGTCTAGAGAAACGAGTCAGTTAGCGAGCTCGCTAGGAAAGGGACGTGTCAGTGAAgaaaggtagctagctagcgtagTTTTAATTTTTAAAATCCACACAGAGCTGCAATTTTCAGGTGGAGGCTGTCAATTTTTCTTTAAATATATTACGTGGACCGTTTAAACAGAGGACTCAACAATAGtttgttttctttctgtctAGCGGAGTCGACATGTTAGCTCGTAGCTAGTGGTAGCTAATGTTGGCTAGACTTGCTATGCTGCCTGCTAGCATATGCGTTCGATAGCTGTGCCTGTGTCAATCAGTATTTCTGGGAAAGGAAAGTCGGAGAGGCTTCTCTCCGCTATTCTATCTTAATCACGGCGGCTTTGACAAAATCAGAGACTTGGGACTCTTTTGAAATACAACATTTTGGAAGCTGGATCATTCCTAACCTATTTATTGTGGAGTGTTTTGTATCAAATCGTGGGGTCCGGGAAGCCGGGCCTGCAGTGGAGAAACGGAGTAAGGCCCATGACCCAGTAGGAGAAGAAGCCATTGGCATTCTAGTTAGCTACTACTACTAGCTAACTGTCAACGGACAGCGGGTTTTCGGggaatatattttcttttggcaGTGGTTCGTTCAGAGGCAAAATACTTTCTTTTAATTTAAAAACCCTAAAGACTCCAGCCACAGATATGGCTGCAATAATAAAGGAAATCGTCAGTCGAAATAAAAGAAGATACCAAGAAGATGGCTTTGACTTGGACTTGACCTGTATCCTTTTTACTCGATGCAGTTCAATGGCTTGCTAGCTGGCGCAGCTTATTTCGTCAGTTTGGCTTCAGCTCTAGTTAGTAACCTGTATTTAAGTCTATGTTAGTAATGCATTAGCTAGTTGGATATCCTGTATTGTAGTTGAGTGATTGGCCATAGATATTTTACCAGATGGTCCACACGGTTTACTGAGTATCCATAACCCGTTAACGTAACATATTATTCAATTAATAACACAATTTGTAATGGGAAATAACGAGATTTTGCATTTCTTGTTTAAGGGATGTTTTTGCTGCAGAACGGCATGGGTGTCGGTCAGCTTTTTCTTTCTTATCTATCAACCTCGTTATTGTCATTAATTGTATCAGCTGCAAGAAGAATGTTAGCTTGCTACCTTACTAGCTCGTTGTAAAGTGCCGTGGCTCCAGCTGATTGACGATGAGACACGTGGAATTGTTCTTTAAAACAGGCATAGCTTTATGTCCCGTGAAATACTAAATATATTGCGTATGTGTTGGACTTGACGGTAGTAACGATACGAGTGAGTATTCTGTGATATACGCCGACGGCATAGTTATTCTGTCGTGTCTGAAGACAAGTTAACTAGTCAGACCAATATCTCCGGTTAGACAAATTTCGTTGCAACAGCCTCTGATGTCATGCAGAAGTGCTCTGTTGACGTGTCATGAGAGAAGTGTGTCAGGTGTATTATGTGCATTAGATTATAATGGCCGATATAAAGCACATTCTTATTGCCATGACCTATCATGGATGTCATTTCAGATCAACCCACTTGCATTAGGTACGCTGGTATTTCCATGTGCTGCCTAATCCAATGATTAAGGGTGCCGTTGGGTAGCATGCATGCTCTGTTGTGACTGGCTGTATGATCAAATCCATGTTTCCTTCACTGCTGCTGTCAGATATTTATCCCAACATCATAGCGATGGGCTTTCCTGCCGAGAGACTAGAGGGTGTTTACAGAAACAACATTGATGACGTTGTTCGGTGAgtttctctgctgtgtgtgtgtgtgtgtgtgggtgtgtgggtgtgtgggtgtgtgtgtgtgtgtgtgtgtgtgtgtgtgtgtgtgtgtgagaaaaaaacGATAAATAATTGCAGGCAGTCGTTTTATAATGTGGGCCAACTTCTGAATTTGGCATGACATTTGAATGCATACCCTTTCAGTAGTGAAGATGATGCTACAATTTACTGGtaatttctttagttttgtgcaGAAAATAGCTAAACACAGTAGAAAGATATGCCCAGTTGATGTCATGATGTCATGCCTAAATGTTAAAGCAATAATGGAGGACATTGTTTGGATTGAAACGTTTTCCAATCAAAATCAGATGTGTATGTCTGGACAGGAAATGAacacctctttctttctccgtaGATTTCTGGACTCGAAACACAAAAATCACTACAAGATCTATAATCTGTAAGCACTCTTACTCGTCAACgcacctgttgtgtgtgtgtgtgtgtgtggtaacgaTGACCTTAATCAGTAACACATCTAAATAAAGCAGTTCCCTATCTGTATGTAAAATgttccatctcttcccctcagaTGTGCGGAACGCCACTATGATACTACAAAGTTCAACTGCCGtggtaagacacacacgcacacacacacacacacggctacaTGGCTGTCATACATGCATGACACAATCACACCGGTGGTATTGTCAAACTAAACCCCACCACCCCAAACATCTTCCTCTCCATGatcccgcccctctctctcccccaccccaatgttctctcctccccctctcctccacccc from Osmerus eperlanus chromosome 12, fOsmEpe2.1, whole genome shotgun sequence encodes:
- the atad1b gene encoding outer mitochondrial transmembrane helix translocase, producing MVLKEIPTENIARPLGRNEVIGLLFRLTIFGAVTYFTIKWMVDAIDPTRKQKVEAQKQAEKLMKQIGVQNVKLSEYEMSIAAHLVDPLTMQITWSDIAGLDEVINELKDTVILPIQKRHLFEGSRLLQPPKGVLLYGPPGCGKTLIAKATAKEAGFRFINLQPSTLTDKWYGESQKLAAAVFSLAMKLQPSIIFIDEIDSFLRSRSSSDHEATAMMKAQFMSLWDGLDTDYNCQVIIMGATNRPQDLDSAILRRMPTRFHINQPNVRQREEVLKLILENESVDTEVDLGDIAKDTDGFSGSDLREMCRDAALLCVRDFIHNSHVNDSLDEDHIRPIQQQDLQKAFQKMKKSKSAGGQGVLMHAALD